From Passer domesticus isolate bPasDom1 unplaced genomic scaffold, bPasDom1.hap1 HAP1_SCAFFOLD_58, whole genome shotgun sequence, the proteins below share one genomic window:
- the LOC135292914 gene encoding TOG array regulator of axonemal microtubules protein 2-like: protein MAGCLARAAAPMADPLLAVTSQTATGAQCREEPLRGHGQKDRASPDPQHSLLEALSLLSSDDWELKEKGLYNIKYLAGSHSEVLLCRLHDVCLAVTSEVANLRSKVSYSAIVTLGELFATLKKNMDSEVDEVARVLLQMVSNSPEFVQKAASQTLGIMVDNVTPARAMTALMDMGVKSCHAQVRKCGAELLLSLMERIGVTKLAGTARAERLAHVAGKLAQDCHQDTRKL from the exons atggcggggtgccttgcccgggccgcagcgcccatggccgaccctctccttgcagtgaccTCGCAGACGGCCACTGGTGCCCAGTGCCGAGAGGAGCCTCTCCGTGGGCAtgggcagaaggacagagcctctCCAGACCCACAGCACTCCTTGCTGGAGGCACTCTCCTTGCTCAGCAGCGATGACTG ggagctgaaggagaagggactCTACAACATCAAATACCTGGCTGGGTCCCATTCAGAGGTCCTGCTGTGTAGACTTCATGACGTTTGCTTGGCAGTTACCAGCGAG GTGGCCAACCTCCGTTCCAAGGTGTCCTACTCTGCAAttgtcactctgggagagctcTTTGCGACCTTGAAGAAGAACATGGACTCTGAGGTGGATGAGGTTGCTCGGGTCCTTCTGCAGATGGTGTCCAACTCCCCAGAATTTGTTCAGAAAGCAGCCAGTCAGACCCTGGGGATCATGGTGGACAATGTGACTCCTGCACGAGCAATGACTGCTCTCATGGACATGGGAGTCAA gagctgccacgCCCAGGTGCGGAAGTGTGGGGCCgagctcctcctgtccctgatggAGAGAATTGGAGTCACaaagctggcaggcacagccagggctgagaggctggcacacGTGGCAGGGAAGCTTGCTCAGGACTGTCACCAGGACACAAG aaaactgtga
- the LOC135292916 gene encoding TOG array regulator of axonemal microtubules protein 2-like gives MMNLRYKPLLFTLFLCLFTFLSFPPSLPSFLRHYGQEMVKMLLNHQKFKMLLERSLSTSDLEDILTRMKKKGMENQKAERPSVKELVKKRNDGSKKPQATLSSSKRVKSTSDGCLLHRAQAQVTLPPVEEETELLQKLYNLLEAKGFQTRMEGVSLLQDLCKTSPQLISTNIVQIFDYFVLRISDSHKKVKQKALDVLAEITGVLKDALNPVIIGLVEGITKNLNSKDPRVRAAAVKALEESIAHLDKVSLLKEFSYQWNHLSGQALLDVTECITGMASPSRPRGLPREYLQAMPVNRQQSSSSKPGGAELVLPAQCPRQVYLAGFPGCCRAVQHLRWGQSS, from the exons ATGATGAATTTAAGGTATAAGCCTCTTCTGTTCACACTCTTCCTTTGtttgttcacttttctttcctttcctccctccctcccttccttccttaggcattatggacaggagatggtgaagatgttgctcaatcatcaaaaatttaaaatgcttttggaacGATCTCTTTCCACCAGTGACCTGGAAGATATTCTGACAAGAAtgaagaagaaa gggatggaaaaccagaaggctgAACGCCCATCTGTCAAGGAGCTGGTGAAGAAGAGGAACGATGGCTCCAAGAAGCCCCAGGCCACATTGTCTTCTAGCAAACG agtGAAATCTACCTCTGATGGATGCCTCCTACACCGTGCACAAGCCCAGGTCACGTTACCTCCGGTTGAGGAAGAAacggagctgctccagaagctttacAATCTCCTGGAGGCCAAGGGGTTTCAGACGCGCATGGAAGGAGTGTCACTCCTCCAAGACCTGTGCAaaaccagcccccagctcatctccactAACATTGTCCAA atttttgattactttgtcctgagaatatctgacagccacaagaaagtgaagcagaaggcaCTGGACGTGCTGGCTGAAATCACAGGTGTCCTGAAAGATGCCTTGAACCCGGTGATCATTGGTTTGGTGGAAGGAATAACGAAGAACCTGAACTCCAAGGACCCCAGGGTTCGTGCCGCAGCTGTGAAAGCGCTGGAAGAATCCATTGCTCATTTag ataAAGTATCACTGCTGAAAGAGTTCAGCTACCAGTGGAATCACctgagtggccaagctctgctggatgtcacgGAGTGTATCACAGGTATGGCCTCCCCTTCTAGGCCAAGAGGTCTTCCCAGGGAGTATTTACAGGCAATGCCTGTGAACAGACAGCAGAGTAGCTCCTCCAaaccaggaggtgctgagcttgtccttcctgcccagtgcccaaggcaggtgtatttggcaggtttccctggctgctgcagagctgtgcagcacctgagaTGGGGGCAGAGCTCG